A region of Streptomyces sp. NBC_01267 DNA encodes the following proteins:
- a CDS encoding DUF899 family protein: MTITPGNTSSDLPGKPPVVDLATWQAAREELLVREKAHTHEGDAIAAARRRLPMVDLDGTVEVTGADGPVPFLDLFQGRDELVVYQHMWYDGAPHQGQCEGCTTMAWQVKDAVYLNARGVSFAILTSGSWGEVAPYVEFMGYTQPWYSVRDVEAPVGGEMGHITCFLRDGDRVFLTYSTTGRGNEPVSGFFALLDMTPYGRGEAWEDQPEGRHLTGGGSEAPSPEGHHACWYWRSDADGVATWGPTSRPVPQWTRPGATPVETLGRHGNHR; encoded by the coding sequence ATGACGATCACGCCCGGCAACACGAGCAGCGACCTCCCCGGCAAGCCACCAGTCGTCGACCTGGCCACCTGGCAGGCTGCGCGCGAGGAGTTGCTGGTCCGCGAGAAGGCACACACCCATGAGGGCGACGCGATCGCCGCGGCCCGGCGGCGGCTGCCGATGGTCGATCTCGACGGCACGGTCGAAGTCACCGGCGCTGACGGGCCGGTCCCGTTCCTCGACCTGTTCCAGGGCCGCGACGAGCTCGTGGTCTACCAGCACATGTGGTACGACGGCGCACCTCACCAGGGTCAGTGCGAAGGCTGTACCACCATGGCCTGGCAGGTGAAGGACGCCGTCTACCTCAACGCCCGGGGCGTCTCGTTCGCCATCCTGACCTCGGGGTCGTGGGGCGAGGTGGCTCCCTACGTCGAGTTCATGGGCTACACCCAGCCCTGGTACTCGGTGCGGGACGTGGAAGCGCCGGTCGGCGGGGAAATGGGGCACATCACCTGTTTCCTGCGCGACGGCGATCGCGTGTTCCTCACCTACTCCACGACGGGCCGTGGCAACGAGCCCGTCTCCGGATTCTTCGCGCTTCTCGACATGACACCGTACGGCCGCGGCGAGGCGTGGGAGGACCAGCCCGAGGGCCGTCACCTGACCGGCGGTGGCAGCGAGGCCCCCTCGCCCGAAGGCCACCACGCCTGCTGGTACTGGCGCTCGGACGCCGATGGCGTCGCCACCTGGGGCCCGACCAGCCGACCCGTGCCGCAGTGGACCCGCCCCGGCGCGACCCCCGTGGAAACGCTCGGCCGGCACGGCAACCACCGCTGA
- a CDS encoding ABC transporter substrate-binding protein, which translates to MNTPPSPPGAERTDGVSVQIGALLPLTRPGWGEAGQHLLAGLELAVREVNDVGGIGGRPLELVVRDTAADPRRAAAAVDELARLGVAALAGEYHSVVARAAAARADALGLPFLCSSAVLDALTEQPTEWVARLAPAQSHGWQIYADFLLGAGHSRIAVATQPSVYWASGARILRDYLAPRGGNVIEIDMSALAPADVCDELVENRATALLLLVGHPEPAVSIVKSVRRDPRLAAIMIGAPAGQPEFAEWATSLGKDGAAVPFLRYLPERLTPLGERVERALREELAEAPSFVAFEGYDTVAVLADVLRSHGVDRVRTAESWPRVAVEGTRGQIQFSRVPGISVWQWAWTPVQVVDRDPAEPDRFRVLHTG; encoded by the coding sequence ATGAATACGCCACCATCGCCACCTGGGGCGGAGCGGACTGACGGGGTATCCGTCCAGATCGGCGCTCTCCTTCCCCTGACCCGTCCTGGCTGGGGCGAGGCGGGTCAACACCTGCTCGCTGGACTCGAGTTGGCCGTTCGTGAAGTCAATGACGTCGGCGGGATCGGCGGAAGGCCACTTGAACTGGTGGTCCGAGACACCGCCGCTGATCCTCGGAGGGCCGCGGCGGCCGTGGACGAATTGGCTCGCCTGGGCGTGGCTGCCTTGGCGGGGGAGTACCACAGCGTCGTCGCTCGCGCCGCTGCCGCCAGGGCCGACGCCCTCGGCCTACCGTTCCTCTGCTCGTCAGCGGTTCTCGACGCGCTCACCGAACAGCCGACGGAATGGGTCGCGCGTCTCGCCCCGGCGCAGTCCCACGGCTGGCAGATCTACGCAGACTTCCTCCTCGGCGCGGGCCACAGCCGCATCGCCGTAGCGACCCAGCCGAGTGTCTACTGGGCATCCGGGGCGCGCATTCTGCGGGACTACCTCGCTCCACGTGGCGGCAACGTCATCGAAATCGACATGAGCGCGCTCGCTCCTGCGGACGTGTGCGACGAACTCGTCGAAAATCGCGCAACTGCCCTCCTCCTTCTGGTCGGCCACCCTGAGCCGGCCGTGTCGATCGTCAAGTCCGTCCGCCGTGACCCGCGCCTCGCCGCGATCATGATCGGTGCTCCGGCCGGGCAGCCGGAGTTCGCCGAATGGGCGACGTCGCTGGGCAAGGACGGCGCAGCGGTCCCGTTCTTGCGCTACCTGCCCGAGCGGCTCACCCCCCTTGGTGAACGAGTCGAGAGGGCCCTTCGCGAGGAGCTGGCCGAAGCGCCCTCCTTCGTCGCTTTCGAGGGTTACGACACGGTCGCGGTCCTCGCCGATGTGCTGCGTTCTCACGGCGTGGACCGGGTGCGCACGGCCGAATCCTGGCCGCGCGTCGCAGTCGAAGGCACCCGTGGGCAGATCCAGTTCTCCCGCGTACCAGGTATCAGCGTGTGGCAATGGGCTTGGACGCCGGTCCAGGTCGTCGACCGCGATCCGGCGGAACCGGATCGTTTTCGGGTCCTTCACACCGGCTGA
- a CDS encoding ABC transporter permease: MTEPTPTPAPESTPAPATPMTVAAEVPDLEPRARFADLLAAEWIKLWSLRSTIWAFTATMLAVLGVTASAAYADYQNWPGYGAQHQQYFRMFGAVGDSFPMGSATLLVLGAGAIGAITVLGEYTTGLIRTTFTAVPARRSVMVAKVGVVAAATGVLGVLVALFSFGVAQLILSGRGADAGLGHHGVLRLLAASAALSPVSALVGMGMAAVIRHSVLTIVATVVLLFVLPSLLSSRKHLTVTILHTTVLQAWRRLSFDPSPTDPWQWTTTGAWTVLAGWALAATVLAVLTPNHRDQ; this comes from the coding sequence GTGACTGAGCCGACGCCCACACCCGCACCGGAATCGACACCCGCACCGGCGACGCCGATGACCGTGGCGGCCGAGGTGCCGGACCTGGAACCCCGAGCCCGGTTCGCCGATCTGCTCGCCGCGGAGTGGATCAAACTGTGGTCGCTGCGCTCGACCATCTGGGCCTTTACGGCCACCATGCTGGCGGTCCTTGGCGTCACCGCCAGTGCTGCCTACGCCGATTACCAGAACTGGCCAGGGTATGGCGCGCAGCACCAGCAGTACTTCCGCATGTTCGGGGCGGTGGGTGACTCGTTCCCCATGGGCAGTGCCACTCTGTTGGTTCTCGGTGCCGGTGCCATTGGCGCCATCACCGTTCTCGGGGAGTACACGACCGGTCTGATCCGCACGACCTTCACGGCCGTTCCGGCCCGCCGCTCGGTGATGGTCGCGAAGGTCGGGGTGGTCGCCGCCGCCACAGGCGTTCTCGGCGTGCTCGTGGCGCTGTTCTCGTTCGGTGTGGCCCAGCTGATCCTTTCCGGCCGGGGCGCCGACGCCGGCCTCGGCCATCACGGCGTACTTCGCCTGCTCGCGGCATCCGCGGCGCTGTCGCCGGTGTCCGCACTCGTGGGTATGGGGATGGCCGCAGTGATCCGGCACAGCGTGCTGACCATCGTGGCCACGGTCGTGCTGCTCTTCGTCCTGCCGTCTCTGCTGAGCAGCCGGAAGCACCTCACGGTCACCATCCTCCACACGACGGTCCTTCAAGCCTGGCGGCGCCTGAGCTTCGACCCCTCTCCCACCGACCCGTGGCAGTGGACGACCACCGGAGCCTGGACCGTCCTCGCCGGCTGGGCACTGGCCGCCACGGTGCTGGCCGTTCTCACCCCGAACCACCGGGACCAGTGA
- a CDS encoding ABC transporter ATP-binding protein translates to MIEVHELAKRYGGKPAVNHLSFTVNPGHVTGFLGPNGAGKSTTLRLILGLHTPTSGSVTIGGRSFRSLPRGLRHVGALLDAGDVHGGRSARAHLRALARSNGIPRSRVEEVLREVGLTGAADRLIGGYSLGMKQRLGIATALLGDPPVLLFDEPLNGLDPEGVYWMRGLFRRLAGEGRTVFVSSHLMSEMEHTADQLIVLGRGELIAAESVAEFAGRGAGRSVLVRTPAPASLSPLLSAEGASVQHEADGRLTVVGLHADRIAEIAFQHRILLNELTKRTGSLEEAFIELTADSIEYLAGETQ, encoded by the coding sequence ATGATCGAAGTCCACGAACTGGCGAAGCGCTACGGCGGGAAGCCAGCGGTCAACCATCTGAGTTTCACCGTGAATCCCGGCCACGTCACTGGGTTCCTCGGCCCCAACGGAGCCGGCAAGAGCACCACACTGCGGTTGATCCTCGGTCTGCACACCCCCACCAGTGGGTCCGTCACCATCGGTGGCCGCTCGTTCCGCTCGCTGCCCAGGGGCCTGCGGCATGTCGGGGCGCTGCTGGACGCCGGCGACGTGCACGGCGGTCGCAGCGCGCGGGCCCACCTGCGCGCCCTGGCCCGCAGCAACGGCATCCCGCGGAGCCGGGTGGAGGAGGTGTTGCGCGAGGTCGGGCTGACCGGTGCGGCGGACCGTCTGATCGGCGGGTACTCGCTGGGCATGAAGCAGCGGCTCGGCATCGCGACCGCGCTGCTCGGAGATCCACCGGTTCTCCTGTTCGACGAGCCGCTCAACGGGCTGGACCCGGAGGGCGTGTACTGGATGCGTGGCCTGTTCCGCCGACTGGCCGGTGAGGGACGCACGGTCTTCGTCTCCAGCCACCTGATGTCCGAGATGGAGCACACCGCCGACCAGCTCATCGTCCTCGGCCGTGGTGAGTTGATCGCCGCGGAGAGCGTGGCGGAGTTCGCGGGCCGCGGGGCCGGCCGAAGCGTGTTGGTTCGTACGCCGGCTCCCGCGAGTCTGTCGCCGCTGCTGAGCGCCGAGGGCGCGTCGGTCCAGCACGAGGCCGACGGGCGGCTCACGGTGGTCGGACTCCATGCGGACCGGATCGCCGAGATCGCCTTTCAACACCGCATTCTGCTGAACGAGTTGACCAAGCGCACCGGCTCGCTGGAGGAGGCGTTCATCGAACTGACCGCCGACAGCATCGAGTACCTCGCAGGAGAGACCCAGTGA
- a CDS encoding sensor histidine kinase yields MSVTPALPLLKRVPPGAWTALAWCVSVAYPTVVLGGTPDRSLSHAGGTAGHRDWALLGAASLIAFSAAALLNRRPLLSIALLTVATLAATDATRSNVQLPLTALLSVDVALCLVTAAQPRRTSRAALAMVLVVLFLHLGLTPANTFGLTTATYDGAPAPGTLFVVDHFQVTTSLPHIGVSDEGVLAAVIAWLVGRSIRQSREHTEMLSTQLAAQAVTAERLRIAREMHDTVAHSIGIVALQAGAARRVIDSRPDRARDALTEIETAGRETLSGLRRMLGALRRAEQDAGAGTTASRRPPGLADLDRLAAATTAAGVRVDVRWRGERRPLRPEVGLAVFRIVQESVANVVRHAETTSCQVSIDCRTGDEVAVEITDRGGSHGATPGSGYGLAGLRERVALLHGEFHAGPRTGGGFRVSARLPTVGEAP; encoded by the coding sequence ATGTCCGTGACCCCGGCCCTGCCGTTGCTCAAGCGCGTGCCACCGGGCGCCTGGACCGCTCTGGCCTGGTGCGTGTCGGTCGCGTACCCCACGGTCGTTCTCGGTGGGACGCCGGACCGTTCCCTCTCCCACGCGGGAGGCACCGCCGGGCACCGGGACTGGGCGCTCCTCGGCGCAGCGTCCCTCATCGCGTTCAGCGCTGCCGCCCTGCTGAACCGGCGGCCACTGCTCTCGATCGCCCTGCTGACCGTGGCCACCCTCGCGGCGACGGATGCGACGCGCTCGAACGTACAGCTGCCACTGACCGCGCTTCTGTCCGTCGACGTGGCGCTCTGTCTGGTCACGGCCGCCCAGCCGCGCCGGACCTCCCGCGCCGCCCTGGCCATGGTGCTGGTCGTGCTGTTCCTGCACCTGGGTCTGACGCCCGCCAACACCTTCGGGCTGACGACTGCCACGTACGACGGTGCTCCGGCGCCGGGAACCCTGTTCGTCGTCGATCATTTCCAGGTGACCACCAGCCTGCCGCACATCGGCGTCTCGGACGAGGGCGTCCTGGCCGCCGTCATCGCCTGGCTGGTGGGCCGGTCGATACGCCAGTCCCGTGAGCACACCGAGATGTTGAGCACCCAACTGGCCGCGCAGGCGGTCACCGCCGAGAGGTTGCGGATCGCCCGGGAGATGCACGACACGGTGGCGCACAGCATCGGCATCGTCGCCCTGCAGGCCGGCGCGGCGCGGCGAGTCATCGACAGTCGGCCGGACCGGGCACGCGACGCGTTGACCGAGATCGAGACCGCGGGGCGGGAGACGCTGTCGGGGCTGCGGCGGATGCTCGGCGCGCTGCGCCGGGCCGAGCAGGACGCCGGCGCCGGGACCACCGCGTCGCGTCGGCCGCCGGGCCTGGCCGACCTCGACCGGCTGGCCGCCGCGACGACCGCGGCGGGCGTGCGGGTCGACGTCCGGTGGCGGGGCGAGCGGCGCCCGCTGCGGCCGGAGGTCGGCCTGGCGGTGTTCCGCATCGTCCAGGAGTCGGTCGCCAACGTGGTGCGCCATGCCGAGACCACCTCCTGCCAGGTGTCCATAGACTGCCGGACGGGCGACGAGGTGGCCGTCGAGATCACCGACCGGGGCGGCAGCCACGGCGCGACGCCGGGAAGTGGCTACGGCCTCGCCGGACTGCGCGAGCGGGTCGCCCTGCTGCACGGGGAGTTCCACGCAGGTCCCCGGACCGGTGGCGGCTTCCGGGTCTCGGCCCGCCTGCCCACGGTGGGCGAAGCGCCATGA
- a CDS encoding response regulator produces MSIRVLLVDDQPLVRAALEMVISGTPGVEVAGEAGTGREAVRLAEELHPDVVVMDIRMPGMDGIEATRLVTAGPRDTRVVVLTTFDDDDYVYAALRAGASGFLVKDMALDDILTAIRVVAAGDALIAPSVTRRLIAEFAGRPETAPSAPAPASRRISGITGREREILTLIGRGLSNTEIAAESVISVATVKTYVTRLLAKLDARDRVQLVILAYETGLVTLPR; encoded by the coding sequence ATGAGCATCCGCGTCCTGCTGGTCGACGACCAGCCGCTGGTGCGCGCTGCCCTGGAGATGGTCATCTCCGGCACACCCGGCGTCGAGGTCGCCGGGGAGGCCGGAACCGGCAGGGAGGCGGTTCGGCTGGCCGAGGAGCTGCACCCCGACGTGGTGGTGATGGACATCCGTATGCCCGGCATGGACGGCATCGAGGCAACCCGGTTGGTCACTGCGGGCCCGCGAGACACCCGCGTGGTCGTGCTGACCACCTTCGACGACGACGATTACGTCTACGCCGCGCTACGCGCGGGGGCGTCCGGTTTCCTGGTCAAGGACATGGCACTGGACGACATCCTCACCGCGATCCGGGTCGTCGCCGCCGGAGACGCCCTGATCGCTCCGAGCGTCACCCGCCGCCTGATTGCCGAGTTCGCCGGACGGCCCGAGACCGCCCCGTCCGCTCCTGCTCCCGCCTCCCGGAGAATCAGTGGCATCACCGGACGGGAGCGGGAGATCCTCACCCTCATCGGACGCGGCCTGTCCAACACCGAGATCGCCGCCGAGTCGGTCATCAGCGTGGCCACCGTCAAGACGTACGTGACACGGCTGCTCGCCAAGCTCGACGCCCGCGACCGCGTTCAGCTCGTCATCCTCGCGTACGAGACGGGCCTGGTGACGCTGCCCCGCTGA
- a CDS encoding MFS transporter yields MDIRLSTAQGRWVILTTVLGSSMALLDSTVVNVALPHIGDDLHAPLASLQWISNAYTVTLAGLILLGGSLGDRYGRRRVFVIGVVWFALGSLLCGLAPTTGVLIFARALQGIGGALLTPGSLAIIQASFHPDERSRAVGMWSGLGGIGSAIGPFVGGWLVDGPGWRWVFLINLPLAALCVPVALRHVPETSDPRHHGRFDVGGASLGALALALLAYSLIAQNGWAGALGVVGAVSFVLVEKRRSDPMLPLSIFSSHLFSMVNIVTLCVYAALGGFFFLGTLQLQVVSGYSPLAAGTALLPTTVLLLLFSARSGQLADRIGPRLPLTVGPLLCAGGMLLMLRVGRHAFYPTDVLPALVVLGAGLVTLIAPLTSTVLSSVETARAGLASGVNNAAARAAGLIAVAALPFLTGMGPEAYHSATAFDRSFDKAMPICAGILIVGALVAFLTIRRPTPADLAQVRAEPECRMSCGLSAPPLEPVTADAPPERR; encoded by the coding sequence ATGGATATCCGCCTGTCCACGGCCCAGGGCCGCTGGGTCATCCTCACGACCGTGCTGGGCTCCAGCATGGCGCTGCTGGACTCCACCGTCGTCAATGTCGCGTTGCCTCACATCGGCGACGACCTGCACGCCCCACTGGCGTCCTTGCAGTGGATCAGTAACGCGTACACGGTCACGCTGGCCGGGCTGATTCTCCTGGGTGGCTCGCTCGGCGACCGTTACGGCCGCCGCAGGGTCTTCGTCATCGGGGTGGTCTGGTTCGCGCTCGGCTCGCTGTTGTGCGGTCTCGCGCCGACCACAGGAGTGCTGATCTTCGCGCGTGCCCTGCAAGGTATCGGCGGCGCGCTGCTGACGCCGGGCTCTCTCGCCATCATCCAGGCCAGCTTTCATCCCGACGAGCGATCGAGGGCCGTCGGCATGTGGTCGGGCCTCGGTGGCATCGGATCGGCGATCGGCCCGTTCGTCGGCGGCTGGCTCGTCGACGGACCCGGCTGGCGCTGGGTGTTCCTGATCAACCTTCCGCTCGCGGCGCTGTGCGTGCCGGTCGCCCTGCGACACGTGCCGGAGACGAGCGATCCACGGCACCACGGCAGGTTCGACGTGGGTGGGGCCTCGCTCGGCGCGCTCGCGCTGGCACTCCTGGCCTACTCGCTCATCGCGCAGAACGGGTGGGCCGGGGCGCTCGGTGTCGTAGGAGCGGTGTCGTTCGTGCTGGTGGAGAAGCGGCGATCGGACCCGATGCTGCCGCTGTCGATCTTCTCCTCCCACCTGTTCTCCATGGTCAACATCGTGACCCTCTGCGTGTACGCGGCTCTGGGCGGCTTCTTCTTCCTCGGCACACTGCAACTTCAGGTCGTGTCCGGCTACTCACCGCTGGCGGCCGGCACGGCCCTGCTGCCGACAACGGTGCTCCTGTTGCTGTTCTCGGCGCGGTCCGGGCAACTCGCGGACCGGATCGGCCCGCGGCTCCCGCTGACCGTGGGGCCTCTGCTGTGCGCAGGGGGCATGCTCCTGATGCTGAGGGTCGGCAGACACGCCTTCTATCCCACCGACGTGCTCCCCGCGCTGGTGGTGCTCGGCGCGGGCCTGGTCACACTCATCGCCCCGTTGACCTCGACGGTGCTGTCCTCCGTCGAGACTGCGCGGGCGGGCCTCGCGAGTGGCGTGAACAACGCGGCGGCGCGGGCGGCCGGCCTGATCGCGGTCGCTGCGCTGCCGTTCCTCACGGGGATGGGACCAGAGGCGTACCACTCCGCCACCGCCTTCGACCGGTCGTTCGACAAGGCCATGCCGATCTGCGCGGGCATCCTGATCGTGGGCGCACTCGTCGCCTTCCTCACCATCCGAAGGCCGACCCCCGCGGACCTGGCCCAGGTGCGCGCGGAGCCCGAGTGCCGGATGAGTTGCGGGCTGTCGGCGCCCCCACTGGAACCGGTCACTGCCGACGCACCTCCCGAACGACGGTAG
- a CDS encoding Clp protease N-terminal domain-containing protein → MSPLDISLADLIARLDEELPDANELSRISEARLRAQTLSDLGDQLIDHYVSKAKQTGASWTAIGDAIGVSKQAAQQRHAPGPFERYTNLNRHSIVLAQEAARTHKHDFIGTEHILLGLLGEPRGLAYEVLIARTESEQLIRDAIEEAMPPAGEKALRGHIAFRPESKEAIEQARRASADLGHDWVGTEHTLLGLIQAEESPAAQILRNLGFTSDELRETIKTEITKRSTARDKQ, encoded by the coding sequence ATGAGTCCACTCGACATCAGTCTCGCCGACCTGATCGCCCGCCTCGACGAGGAACTCCCCGACGCCAACGAACTGTCCCGCATCAGCGAGGCGCGACTGCGCGCCCAGACCCTCTCCGACCTCGGTGACCAGCTCATCGACCACTACGTCAGCAAGGCCAAGCAGACCGGCGCGTCGTGGACCGCGATCGGCGACGCCATCGGGGTGTCCAAGCAGGCCGCCCAGCAACGCCACGCACCCGGCCCTTTCGAGCGGTACACCAACCTGAACCGGCACAGCATCGTGCTGGCACAGGAGGCCGCCCGCACACACAAGCACGACTTCATCGGCACCGAACACATCCTGCTCGGCCTGCTCGGCGAGCCGCGGGGCCTGGCATACGAGGTGCTGATCGCGAGGACCGAGTCGGAACAACTCATCCGCGACGCCATCGAGGAAGCGATGCCGCCGGCCGGCGAAAAGGCGCTGCGGGGTCACATCGCGTTCCGGCCGGAGAGCAAGGAGGCCATCGAGCAGGCGCGCCGCGCGTCGGCCGACCTCGGCCACGACTGGGTCGGCACGGAACACACGCTCCTCGGCCTGATCCAGGCCGAGGAGAGCCCAGCCGCGCAGATCCTGCGCAACCTCGGCTTCACGTCGGACGAGTTGCGCGAGACGATCAAGACCGAGATCACCAAGCGGTCCACCGCGCGCGACAAGCAGTGA
- a CDS encoding PPOX class F420-dependent oxidoreductase, translated as MPVDLGEDVVALLRRPVTCYIATTMPDGSPQLTQTWVDTDGEHVLINSVESHQKTRNIARDPRVAVALADPSDPTSYVQIRGRVVRMTTEGAVDHIEALAQKYLGGPYPWFGGREQVRVIYVIQPERISSPRG; from the coding sequence GTGCCCGTAGACCTCGGCGAGGACGTGGTGGCGCTGCTGCGCCGCCCCGTCACCTGCTACATCGCTACCACGATGCCCGACGGCTCGCCCCAGCTCACCCAGACGTGGGTCGACACCGACGGCGAGCACGTCCTGATCAACAGTGTTGAGTCGCACCAGAAGACCCGGAACATCGCGCGCGACCCGCGGGTGGCCGTCGCGCTCGCCGACCCCTCGGATCCCACCTCCTACGTGCAGATCCGTGGCCGTGTGGTGCGTATGACCACTGAGGGGGCGGTCGACCACATCGAGGCGCTCGCGCAGAAGTACCTCGGCGGGCCCTACCCGTGGTTCGGCGGCCGTGAGCAAGTCCGGGTGATCTATGTGATCCAGCCCGAACGGATCAGCAGCCCTCGCGGCTGA
- a CDS encoding ribonuclease domain-containing protein: MTLIRNRRAAVAAALFVTGLVLPAVSSATAGTPSGAPSSQTLRVVGVIDPPQPVEAFPGQVKKACEIWKEMDWPAAKRPTDYPVVNTPLVIRGSNVYGNRSHDLPMNGHYREYDVNPRTPGTHRDAERLVRDPDTRTVWYTGDHYDNFQEISSGCP, from the coding sequence ATGACTCTCATCCGTAATCGGCGCGCTGCGGTAGCCGCCGCTCTGTTCGTGACCGGGCTCGTTCTCCCGGCCGTCTCTTCCGCGACGGCCGGGACACCCAGCGGTGCTCCGTCGAGCCAGACTCTCCGAGTCGTCGGTGTCATCGACCCGCCGCAGCCGGTCGAGGCGTTTCCGGGGCAGGTCAAGAAGGCCTGCGAGATCTGGAAGGAGATGGACTGGCCGGCAGCGAAACGACCCACCGACTACCCCGTGGTGAACACCCCGCTCGTGATCCGTGGCAGCAATGTCTACGGCAACCGCTCCCACGACCTCCCCATGAACGGCCATTACCGCGAATACGACGTCAACCCCCGCACCCCCGGCACCCATCGCGACGCGGAACGCCTCGTCCGTGATCCCGACACCCGCACCGTCTGGTACACGGGCGACCACTACGACAACTTCCAGGAGATCTCCTCCGGCTGTCCCTGA
- a CDS encoding ricin-type beta-trefoil lectin domain protein: MSVTIRTATFRASTRVAATAAAVLALASTALTGSAAAGTGDPNETIRLGYAQSYCLTNDTNTDKVHTALCTGKQNQAWLVTRTGDRNATIRLGYAQGYCLTNDTKTDKIHTAPCTGRQNQAWLVSATGNRNATIKLGYAQAYCLANVTNSDKVHNEPCSGRQNQAWLLS; this comes from the coding sequence GTGTCCGTCACCATCCGCACCGCCACCTTTCGCGCCAGTACTCGCGTCGCCGCAACGGCCGCGGCGGTTCTGGCTCTGGCTTCCACGGCCCTGACCGGCAGCGCCGCCGCCGGCACCGGCGACCCCAACGAGACGATCCGGCTCGGATACGCGCAGAGCTACTGCCTGACCAACGACACGAACACTGACAAGGTCCACACCGCTCTGTGTACCGGTAAGCAGAACCAGGCGTGGCTCGTCACCCGTACAGGAGACCGCAACGCCACGATCCGGCTCGGCTACGCGCAGGGCTACTGCCTGACCAACGACACGAAGACGGACAAGATCCATACGGCGCCGTGCACCGGTAGGCAGAACCAGGCGTGGCTGGTGTCGGCCACCGGCAACCGCAACGCGACGATCAAACTCGGCTACGCACAGGCGTACTGCCTCGCCAACGTGACCAACTCCGACAAGGTCCACAACGAGCCGTGCAGTGGTCGTCAGAACCAGGCCTGGCTCCTGTCCTGA
- a CDS encoding VOC family protein, producing the protein MAVTPQKITTFLMFEGRAKEAMTFYTSLFDDAEVVDISRYGADGPGPAGTVQHATFSLAGQQFMCIDSHVTHDFGFTPSMSLFVGCDTEAELDRLYAALAEQGTELMPLGSYGFSAKFGWVNDRFGVSWQLNLPE; encoded by the coding sequence ATGGCCGTGACGCCGCAGAAGATCACCACTTTCCTCATGTTCGAAGGCAGGGCGAAGGAGGCGATGACCTTCTACACGTCGCTGTTCGACGACGCGGAGGTCGTCGACATCTCCCGCTACGGCGCTGACGGCCCCGGTCCGGCGGGCACCGTTCAGCACGCCACGTTCTCCCTCGCCGGACAGCAGTTCATGTGTATCGACAGTCACGTCACACACGATTTCGGGTTCACCCCGTCGATGTCGCTGTTCGTCGGGTGCGACACCGAGGCCGAGCTCGACCGGCTCTACGCTGCCCTCGCCGAACAGGGCACGGAGCTCATGCCGCTGGGCTCGTACGGCTTCAGCGCCAAGTTCGGCTGGGTGAACGACCGCTTCGGCGTCTCCTGGCAGCTGAACCTGCCCGAGTGA
- a CDS encoding (2Fe-2S)-binding protein, with product MSDNTFPVWTPLPHGPRWQVTEGEPSTGRAGPWLAADRLADPAGDELSRLLESERAGSGHRTGHATALTLMAVYAGRVTAAAVLHWALYDEVPDMRSGNVLLRPAAHGIGGVQVRRSRLLVPRAGEDPVRLLHRTVLDGHLLPIADALHRRTRAGLRQLRGGIAHGCATALCAYGAQVDLLAARWRQFADTAPGGLAALGEVARVRRSPDGPERLVYLRNTCCLYYTSAEAVRCASCCLTSREERLRAYATPKER from the coding sequence ATGAGCGACAACACGTTCCCTGTCTGGACGCCTCTGCCGCACGGGCCACGCTGGCAGGTCACCGAAGGCGAACCGTCCACGGGCCGAGCCGGGCCGTGGCTGGCGGCCGACCGACTGGCCGACCCGGCGGGCGACGAGCTGTCCAGGCTGCTGGAGAGCGAGCGCGCCGGCAGCGGCCACCGCACCGGCCATGCGACCGCGCTGACCCTGATGGCGGTGTACGCGGGCCGGGTCACCGCTGCCGCCGTGCTCCACTGGGCGCTGTACGACGAGGTCCCGGACATGCGGTCCGGCAATGTGCTGCTGCGCCCCGCCGCGCACGGGATCGGCGGGGTCCAAGTGCGCCGGTCCCGGCTGCTGGTGCCCCGGGCCGGGGAGGACCCCGTACGGCTGCTGCACCGCACCGTGCTCGACGGGCATCTGCTGCCGATCGCCGATGCGCTGCACCGCCGTACCCGCGCCGGGCTCAGGCAGTTGCGCGGCGGGATCGCCCACGGCTGCGCCACCGCGCTGTGCGCGTACGGCGCCCAGGTGGATCTGCTGGCCGCCCGCTGGCGGCAGTTCGCGGACACCGCACCCGGCGGACTCGCGGCGCTGGGCGAGGTGGCACGGGTCCGGCGGTCTCCGGACGGTCCGGAGCGGCTGGTCTATCTGCGTAACACCTGCTGTCTGTACTACACGAGCGCGGAGGCGGTGCGCTGTGCGAGCTGCTGTCTGACGAGCCGTGAGGAGCGGCTGCGGGCCTACGCGACGCCGAAGGAGAGATAG